A single genomic interval of Musa acuminata AAA Group cultivar baxijiao chromosome BXJ3-4, Cavendish_Baxijiao_AAA, whole genome shotgun sequence harbors:
- the LOC135637297 gene encoding shikimate O-hydroxycinnamoyltransferase-like, translated as MAVQVTSSCLVTPEKETPTQAIWLSTLDLFQIRAHVATVYFYRPPATGDPAGFFSPEALKAGLRKALVPFYLFAGRIGTDRNGRTEIKCNGKGALFVEAKSEELTVDKFGDFAPSPECRRMLVPSVSPDDGDDAVPLLLLQVTYFKCGGVCLGVGLHHLVSDGVASLHFINAWSDITRGVDLAVPPFLDRTLLLPRSPPSVLFPHHEFKRCPAGRNASADKPAVSTAILALSADQLAALKTACAKVASSRRVTTYEAVAGHVWRRACEARRLDAGRETRVYITTDGRRRLRPPLPPGYVGNVIFPTVAVATVGDVTSETTADAASRIHRAITLMDDEYLRSALDFLEMEEDVKSLGRWAGNFTSADLSITCWTSLPIYEADFGCGLPEFMGPATMFYGGLCYIMPKPPAKAGGVLVAVSLEAEFMDRFKELFYDTNAEK; from the exons ATGGCGGTCCAAGTGACGAGCTCCTGCCTTGTGACTCCCGAGAAGGAGACCCCCACCCAAGCCATTTGGCTCTCCACCTTGGATCTCTTCCAGATCCGGGCTCACGTCGCCACCGTCTACTTCTACAGACCGCCCGCCACCGGTGACCCCGCCGGCTTCTTCTCGCCGGAGGCCCTCAAGGCTGGCCTGCGCAAAGCCCTGGTGCCGTTTTACCTGTTTGCCGGCCGGATCGGCACCGACCGGAACGGCCGGACCGAGATCAAGTGCAACGGCAAGGGCGCGCTCTTCGTGGAAGCCAAGTCGGAGGAGCTCACCGTCGATAAGTTCGGAGACTTCGCGCCGTCGCCTGAGTGCAGGCGGATGCTGGTACCCAGCGTGAGTCCTGACGACGGAGACGACGCCGTCCCTCTTCTACTGCTTCAG GTCACGTACTTCAAGTGCGGCGGAGTGTGCCTGGGCGTCGGCCTGCACCACTTGGTCTCCGACGGCGTCGCGTCCCTTCACTTCATCAATGCGTGGTCGGACATCACCAGGGGCGTCGACCTCGCGGTGCCGCCCTTCCTCGACCGCACCCTTCTCCTCCCTCGGTCCCCGCCGTCGGTCCTCTTCCCCCACCACGAGTTCAAGCGGTGCCCCGCCGGGCGCAACGCGTCCGCCGACAAGCCCGCCGTGTCCACCGCGATCCTCGCGCTCTCCGCCGACCAGCTCGCCGCGCTGAAGACCGCGTGCGCCAAGGTGGCGTCGAGTCGGCGCGTCACCACCTACGAAGCGGTGGCCGGGCACGTCTGGCGTCGCGCATGCGAGGCCCGCCGCCTCGACGCCGGACGCGAGACCCGCGTCTACATCACCACCGACGGCCGCCGCCGCCTGAGGCCCCCGCTGCCACCGGGATACGTCGGGAACGTGATATTTCCGACCGTCGCGGTCGCGACGGTCGGGGACGTGACGTCAGAGACGACCGCGGACGCCGCCAGTAGGATCCACCGCGCCATCACTCTCATGGACGACGAGTACTTGCGGTCTGCGCTGGACTTCTTGGAGATGGAGGAGGACGTGAAGAGTCTGGGCCGATGGGCCGGCAACTTTACGTCGGCGGATCTCTCCATCACTTGCTGGACGTCCCTCCCGATCTACGAAGCCGACTTCGGCTGCGGGCTGCCGGAGTTTATGGGGCCGGCGACGATGTTCTATGGCGGTCTGTGCTACATTATGCCCAAGCCGCCGGCCAAGGCGGGGGGCGTTTTGGTGGCCGTCTCACTGGAGGCGGAGTTCATGGACCGCTTCAAGGAGCTCTTCTATGACACCAACGCCGAGAAGTGA